CCGGCTCGGCGTGAAGAAAGCATAAAGGCCCCCTGCGCTATGCTGGGGTGGATGGTTCGCGTGGAAGTGCTAGAAGGCGCCGAGCTCGAGCCCCTCATCCCCGAGCTGGCCCGGCTGCGCATGGCGATTTTCCGCGAATGGCCCTACCTGTACCAGGGAAGCCTCGAGTACGAATCGCGCTACCTGGCCAAGTTCGTGGCCCTGCCCGAAAGCACCCTGGTGGTGGTGCGCGACGGCGAGCGGGTGGTGGGGGCTTCCACCGCCTTGCCGCTAAGAGAGGCCGAGGCCGAGTTCCAAGCCCCCTTTGTAGCCGCCGGGCTGGACCCCGGGGCCTGGTACTACTTCGGGGAGTCGGT
The DNA window shown above is from Meiothermus sp. QL-1 and carries:
- a CDS encoding GNAT family N-acetyltransferase; this encodes MVRVEVLEGAELEPLIPELARLRMAIFREWPYLYQGSLEYESRYLAKFVALPESTLVVVRDGERVVGASTALPLREAEAEFQAPFVAAGLDPGAWYYFGESVLEPAYRGRGIGVEFFRRREARARALGYRQVAFCAVERPADHPLRPPDYVPLDGFWQRRGYTRRPDLRAYFAWQDLSEAQESLKPMVFWVKQL